From Methanomicrobiales archaeon HGW-Methanomicrobiales-1, a single genomic window includes:
- a CDS encoding peptidase M1 — MKLIVLLVMLCLLTGTAAALSLPQVSFFSQPEVTDLVPVASFEGGQRFQAGDYPVIVLSGSYRQMGRQYGGLMKTELNEEYTFLINTLAQRGYTQEQAREVGRDIPALYPQRVKEIFLGMSETSGLTPDDIAILYYGAIFQLMTAPPVPVSCSYLATWGNYTTDGSVVASRNWDLDDAVMPYTKWYVLTVYRPTDGSNSIATWSPAGMRPETFMNNKGLFIADDNAGINDAAPETRPEFITEFFRFMFDYSDMKGLDAGIRGTSPDVAWIVDVAGPDGAYVYEKMTNKTIQRTGDGIVAAANHFTEPAWNLAAPPEHSLSRYNNLLRLAGEAKGSIDAQKMMQIRDVCLEDGGAKFCHSELFGNKYSSNHQVVFMPKSETLWMKSMDRDWQKVELAPLFGN, encoded by the coding sequence ATGAAACTCATCGTTCTCCTCGTTATGCTATGCCTCCTTACCGGTACCGCTGCTGCACTCTCCCTGCCACAGGTGTCGTTCTTCTCCCAGCCTGAAGTCACGGACCTTGTCCCCGTTGCCTCGTTTGAAGGCGGGCAGCGATTCCAGGCAGGCGATTACCCGGTCATCGTCCTCTCCGGCTCCTACCGGCAGATGGGGCGGCAGTACGGCGGCCTGATGAAGACCGAGCTGAACGAGGAGTACACGTTCCTCATCAACACCCTTGCCCAACGGGGATATACGCAGGAACAGGCGCGGGAAGTGGGACGGGACATACCCGCATTGTATCCTCAGCGCGTAAAGGAGATCTTCCTGGGCATGTCAGAGACCTCGGGCCTGACACCCGATGATATCGCCATACTCTATTACGGGGCGATCTTCCAGCTCATGACTGCACCCCCCGTTCCGGTATCCTGCTCGTACCTTGCCACCTGGGGGAACTATACAACCGACGGATCTGTTGTTGCCTCCCGCAACTGGGACTTAGACGATGCTGTAATGCCGTACACCAAATGGTATGTCCTTACCGTGTACCGGCCTACTGATGGCAGCAACAGCATCGCAACCTGGAGCCCCGCGGGAATGCGGCCCGAGACCTTCATGAACAATAAAGGGCTTTTCATTGCTGACGATAACGCGGGCATTAACGATGCTGCGCCGGAAACCCGCCCGGAATTCATCACGGAATTCTTCCGGTTCATGTTCGATTATTCGGACATGAAAGGCCTTGATGCCGGCATCCGCGGGACCAGCCCGGATGTTGCATGGATTGTCGATGTCGCAGGACCGGACGGCGCGTACGTGTACGAGAAAATGACCAATAAAACGATCCAGAGGACCGGGGACGGGATCGTTGCAGCGGCCAACCATTTCACCGAACCGGCCTGGAACCTCGCTGCACCTCCCGAGCACTCGCTCTCCCGCTACAACAACCTCCTCCGGCTGGCCGGAGAGGCAAAGGGATCGATCGATGCACAGAAGATGATGCAGATCCGTGACGTATGTTTAGAGGATGGCGGGGCAAAGTTCTGTCATTCGGAACTTTTTGGCAACAAGTACTCCAGCAACCACCAGGTTGTTTTCATGCCAAAGTCAGAAACGCTCTGGATGAAATCCATGGACCGGGACTGGCAGAAAGTGGAACTCGCTCCCCTCTTCGGCAACTGA
- a CDS encoding KTSC domain-containing protein, which translates to MERQPVKSRILRSVGYDESTKILEIEFQTGLVYQYSGVLPKVYKDFMHSDEIGKYFSEKIRPRFQTKQVAA; encoded by the coding sequence CTGGAAAGACAACCCGTTAAATCCCGGATTCTGCGCTCCGTGGGATATGATGAAAGCACAAAAATCCTGGAGATAGAATTTCAGACAGGACTTGTTTACCAGTATTCCGGTGTCCTCCCCAAGGTCTATAAGGATTTTATGCATTCGGATGAGATTGGAAAATATTTCTCCGAAAAGATCCGCCCCCGGTTCCAGACAAAACAGGTTGCGGCATAA
- a CDS encoding 3-hydroxybutyryl-CoA dehydrogenase, with amino-acid sequence MHVPSRVLIVGIGTMGAQIALQFAMHGFTVRLFNTKTASLDRAMKDIAGLLDSLIANGYCTEKKETVLGRISTCTDEREAARDIDLISESVPDDPGLKGELFARFHALCPAHTLFLSNTSHLIPSLFAERSGRPRNLLAFHFGNPVWKERVLDVMPHPGTDPEAVKIACEVARRIDQVPIVFPKEHSGYIMNHMEREYLKVAFEIVSTGVANYKDVDKAWLLTHGSTPPFACIDLMGIDHSYDVAMRAAGAGDNGARLVADYLHKNFISKGKFGKKSGEGFYRYPDPEFAQPGFIEQGLRHDRNFRHI; translated from the coding sequence ATGCATGTACCTTCCCGCGTCCTGATCGTCGGAATCGGCACTATGGGCGCACAGATCGCTCTCCAGTTCGCCATGCACGGTTTTACCGTACGGCTGTTCAACACAAAGACCGCTTCTTTGGATCGGGCAATGAAAGATATTGCCGGGCTTCTTGATTCGCTCATCGCAAATGGTTACTGTACCGAAAAGAAAGAGACCGTGCTGGGGAGAATCTCGACCTGCACCGATGAACGCGAAGCGGCACGGGATATCGACTTGATCAGTGAATCCGTTCCCGATGACCCGGGACTCAAGGGCGAACTCTTTGCCCGGTTCCATGCCCTGTGCCCAGCCCACACCCTCTTCCTCTCCAATACGTCGCACCTGATTCCCTCCCTGTTTGCCGAACGCTCAGGACGGCCCCGGAACCTGCTCGCATTCCATTTCGGAAACCCGGTATGGAAAGAGCGTGTCCTTGACGTGATGCCGCACCCGGGAACCGATCCGGAGGCAGTAAAAATCGCCTGCGAGGTAGCCCGCCGGATCGATCAGGTTCCGATTGTATTTCCCAAAGAGCATAGCGGATATATCATGAATCACATGGAGAGGGAATATCTCAAGGTCGCGTTTGAGATTGTTTCAACGGGAGTTGCAAACTATAAGGACGTGGATAAGGCATGGCTCCTTACCCACGGCAGTACACCCCCGTTTGCCTGCATCGATCTCATGGGTATCGATCATTCCTACGATGTAGCCATGCGGGCTGCCGGGGCCGGTGACAACGGAGCACGGCTCGTTGCTGATTATCTTCATAAGAATTTTATCTCAAAGGGAAAGTTCGGAAAGAAGAGCGGGGAAGGGTTTTACCGGTACCCGGATCCGGAGTTCGCCCAGCCGGGTTTTATCGAGCAGGGTTTACGGCATGACCGGAACTTCAGGCATATCTGA
- a CDS encoding carboxylesterase family protein: protein MQTGKKTASILVICVILIGFFSCAGCTQTAPATGVVTEPVIVKTADGSVSGLQQDNLRVFHSIPFAAPPTGDLRWRPPAPVKPWDGMKEAKEYSATCPQPGSAAPLNMSEDCLYLNVWTPAQSADEKLPVMVFFFGGGFKEVAFNMPTYNGTTLAKKGVIVVTPNYRLGALGFLAHPQLDAESPHNASGNYGIMDQQAALQWVQRNIDKFGGDPSRVTIFGQSAGAESVLVHVASPTSKGLFSQAIVESGPFWAHGAIIDATHPKAYAEQFGTEFATSLGYSGPDAIAQMRKVSPEALINATPSPSPGFWTTHTVKFEPTVDGWILPDSMDNLYLSHKENPVPLMIGNNANDGTTLSAGANMTVSEYVSFIRGRFGKDADAVLAKYPANSTAEVQLQLAQIMTDYDFSDSVKFAAGSMGDISPDTYVYRYSYILPGQPNGAFHGSETLLLFGVPVPANPSVSANVVDLWTRFAKTGNPNGGMNVTWPNYTREKGRYLDINTTPTVMTEE, encoded by the coding sequence ATGCAAACAGGTAAAAAAACAGCGAGTATTCTGGTAATCTGCGTAATCCTGATCGGATTTTTTTCATGTGCAGGATGTACCCAGACAGCACCGGCAACCGGTGTCGTAACTGAACCGGTGATTGTGAAGACTGCCGACGGCTCGGTTTCAGGATTACAACAGGACAATCTCCGGGTTTTCCACAGCATCCCGTTCGCGGCTCCCCCGACCGGTGACCTGCGCTGGAGACCCCCCGCACCAGTCAAACCCTGGGACGGCATGAAGGAAGCAAAGGAATATTCGGCAACCTGTCCCCAGCCGGGATCTGCTGCTCCTTTGAATATGAGCGAGGACTGCCTGTACCTCAATGTCTGGACCCCGGCACAGAGTGCTGATGAGAAACTGCCGGTCATGGTCTTTTTCTTTGGCGGGGGGTTCAAGGAAGTTGCCTTCAACATGCCAACGTATAACGGGACCACCCTTGCAAAGAAAGGAGTCATCGTTGTCACGCCGAACTACCGGCTTGGGGCTCTCGGGTTCCTCGCCCACCCCCAGCTCGATGCCGAGTCCCCGCATAACGCCTCGGGAAATTACGGGATCATGGATCAGCAGGCTGCCCTGCAATGGGTCCAGAGGAATATTGACAAGTTCGGAGGGGACCCGTCCAGGGTGACCATCTTCGGGCAGTCAGCAGGTGCCGAGAGTGTTCTCGTGCATGTTGCCAGCCCGACGAGCAAGGGGCTCTTTTCGCAGGCAATTGTAGAGAGCGGCCCCTTCTGGGCGCACGGGGCGATCATCGATGCCACGCACCCGAAAGCGTATGCAGAACAGTTTGGCACGGAGTTCGCGACAAGCCTCGGGTACTCCGGCCCGGATGCGATTGCACAGATGCGAAAGGTAAGTCCCGAAGCCCTGATCAATGCAACACCATCGCCGTCACCCGGCTTCTGGACAACCCACACCGTCAAGTTCGAACCGACGGTCGACGGGTGGATCCTTCCTGACTCCATGGACAACCTGTACCTTTCCCACAAGGAAAACCCGGTCCCCCTCATGATCGGGAACAATGCCAATGACGGGACAACGCTCTCGGCGGGCGCCAACATGACCGTCTCAGAGTATGTAAGCTTCATACGGGGCAGGTTCGGCAAAGACGCCGATGCAGTCCTTGCAAAATATCCCGCCAATTCGACTGCCGAAGTCCAGCTGCAGCTGGCGCAGATCATGACCGACTACGACTTTTCCGACTCGGTAAAGTTTGCAGCGGGTTCTATGGGAGACATCAGCCCGGACACGTACGTGTACCGGTACAGCTATATCCTGCCCGGGCAGCCCAACGGGGCCTTCCACGGCAGCGAGACCCTCCTGTTATTCGGTGTACCGGTTCCCGCGAATCCATCGGTATCTGCAAATGTCGTTGATCTCTGGACCCGGTTTGCAAAGACGGGAAACCCGAACGGCGGGATGAATGTTACCTGGCCGAACTATACCCGGGAAAAGGGCCGGTATCTCGATATCAATACGACCCCGACTGTGATGACTGAGGAGTAA
- a CDS encoding flavin-nucleotide-binding protein, whose amino-acid sequence MVTLTDEIKESLTGTKLVFMATSSKEGMPNVVPIGAFKLLDNETLLISDQFFLKTLQNLKDNPKVAISWWAEKGGFQLKGPVTLHTNDKIFQQDVAWMKEFKANLSPKSAVILKISEVYQIKPGTDAGKKIL is encoded by the coding sequence ATGGTTACACTGACAGATGAGATCAAGGAATCGCTGACGGGAACGAAGCTGGTGTTCATGGCAACCTCTTCAAAAGAGGGTATGCCAAACGTAGTTCCGATAGGGGCGTTCAAACTTCTGGATAACGAAACACTTCTTATTTCGGACCAGTTTTTCTTAAAGACGCTCCAGAACCTGAAAGATAACCCGAAGGTTGCCATATCCTGGTGGGCAGAGAAAGGCGGCTTTCAGCTCAAGGGTCCGGTGACCCTCCATACAAATGACAAGATATTCCAGCAGGATGTTGCGTGGATGAAAGAGTTCAAGGCCAACCTCTCTCCAAAGTCTGCAGTGATCCTGAAGATTTCCGAGGTCTACCAGATCAAACCCGGCACCGACGCAGGAAAGAAGATACTCTGA
- a CDS encoding MFS transporter yields the protein MEPPSPTTAMTGDVPAICHTPDAPVTPAARKIVLFIGILAGFITPFDGSAVNIALPAMGAEFHMDAISLSWIATAYLLAAAIFLVPFGKIADIYGRKRIFLYGIAIFTAASFIITMVPTTNMLIAVRIVQGFGGALIYGTSIAILTSVFPQRERGKALGIYITAVYFGLTLGPFLGGVLTEYFGWRSIFFVNVPIGILACILILWKLDGEWAECKGERFDLLGSVIYAGALIAVMYGFSLVPDSTGIILVVAGIITGIGFALYEMRIPAPVLDMRLLFNNRVFAFSNLAALIIYSATFAMMFLLSLDLQYTKGFSPEYAGLILIIEPAIMACVSPFAGRLSDRIDPQIVASAGMGFTVIGLFLLCFLTESTPLWYIILSLVVCGIGFGLFSSPNTNAIMSAVEKKYYGVASGMNGTMRIVGQMLSMGIAMMIFSIIIGRVEITPEYYALFIESLHYAFILFTILCIFGIAASLMRRKQEPVAGVPTSRPK from the coding sequence ATGGAACCCCCAAGTCCCACAACTGCTATGACCGGCGATGTGCCGGCCATCTGCCATACACCTGATGCTCCGGTAACACCGGCTGCCCGGAAAATCGTGCTTTTCATTGGGATACTTGCCGGGTTCATTACCCCGTTTGATGGTTCGGCAGTCAATATTGCGCTGCCGGCCATGGGTGCGGAATTTCACATGGACGCGATCTCGCTTTCATGGATTGCGACTGCGTACCTTCTCGCCGCTGCCATCTTCCTGGTACCGTTCGGTAAGATCGCCGACATCTACGGGAGGAAACGGATCTTCCTGTACGGTATTGCGATCTTTACCGCAGCGTCATTCATCATCACGATGGTTCCGACCACAAACATGCTCATCGCCGTCCGGATCGTCCAGGGATTCGGCGGGGCCCTGATCTACGGTACAAGCATCGCAATCCTCACTTCCGTCTTTCCCCAAAGGGAACGGGGAAAGGCGCTCGGGATCTACATAACCGCCGTGTATTTCGGGCTCACGCTCGGGCCGTTTTTAGGAGGCGTGCTGACCGAGTACTTCGGGTGGAGGAGCATCTTCTTTGTCAACGTTCCCATCGGCATTCTGGCCTGCATCCTGATCCTCTGGAAACTGGACGGCGAATGGGCGGAGTGCAAAGGTGAGCGTTTCGATCTGTTAGGCTCGGTCATCTATGCCGGTGCTCTTATTGCCGTGATGTACGGGTTTTCCCTTGTCCCGGACAGCACGGGCATCATCCTGGTTGTTGCCGGCATCATCACCGGGATCGGCTTTGCCCTGTACGAGATGCGTATTCCTGCACCGGTCCTTGATATGCGCCTCCTGTTCAATAACCGGGTTTTTGCCTTCTCGAATCTTGCTGCGCTCATCATCTATAGTGCCACTTTTGCCATGATGTTTCTATTAAGCCTCGACCTCCAGTATACCAAGGGTTTTTCCCCCGAATATGCCGGCCTTATCCTGATTATCGAGCCGGCGATCATGGCGTGTGTCTCGCCCTTTGCCGGGCGGCTCTCCGACCGTATCGACCCGCAGATCGTTGCATCGGCCGGCATGGGATTTACCGTCATCGGCCTCTTCCTGCTCTGCTTCCTTACCGAATCAACTCCCCTGTGGTACATAATCCTCAGCCTCGTCGTGTGCGGAATCGGGTTCGGGCTGTTCTCTTCGCCGAACACCAATGCGATCATGAGTGCCGTTGAAAAAAAGTATTACGGGGTTGCGTCCGGCATGAACGGGACTATGCGGATCGTAGGCCAGATGCTCTCAATGGGTATTGCAATGATGATCTTTTCCATCATCATTGGCCGGGTCGAGATCACGCCCGAGTATTATGCCCTGTTTATAGAGAGCCTCCATTATGCATTCATCCTCTTTACGATACTCTGTATCTTCGGAATCGCAGCGTCACTTATGCGGAGGAAGCAGGAACCGGTGGCCGGGGTTCCCACGAGCCGACCGAAATGA
- a CDS encoding methyltransferase type 11 has protein sequence MISILFILVILIALVIIISLAWRIASRRYTLPCPVWMKWLLDPPSSGGVSARTQKTIGLLDVRSGMNVLDAGCGPGRLTIPLAHCVGPEGEVTAMDLQEGMLREVQDRARAAGLSNIRFLRAGIGDGKLECDRFDRAVLITVLGEIPGREAALREIFEALKPGGILLVEETIRDPHFQTRSTVTRLAGAAGFIEKEFSGNRFSYILTWEKPSGA, from the coding sequence ATGATTTCCATATTGTTTATTCTTGTTATCCTCATTGCGCTGGTTATCATCATCTCTCTTGCCTGGAGGATTGCATCGCGCCGTTATACCCTTCCCTGCCCCGTCTGGATGAAATGGCTGCTGGATCCCCCGTCTTCCGGCGGGGTGAGCGCACGCACGCAAAAAACAATCGGGCTCCTTGATGTCAGGTCCGGCATGAACGTGCTGGATGCAGGCTGCGGCCCGGGCCGGCTCACCATCCCGCTCGCTCACTGCGTTGGGCCTGAAGGAGAAGTAACGGCAATGGATCTCCAGGAAGGGATGTTGCGGGAAGTGCAGGACCGGGCCCGTGCTGCCGGCCTCAGTAACATCCGGTTCCTCCGGGCTGGTATCGGGGACGGAAAGCTTGAGTGTGACCGCTTCGACCGGGCCGTGCTGATAACCGTATTGGGCGAGATCCCCGGACGGGAAGCGGCATTACGCGAGATCTTTGAAGCGCTTAAGCCCGGTGGTATCCTGCTTGTGGAAGAGACGATCCGCGATCCCCATTTCCAGACCCGCAGTACCGTCACCCGGCTGGCCGGAGCTGCCGGGTTTATCGAAAAGGAATTTTCCGGGAACCGGTTTTCTTATATTCTTACCTGGGAAAAACCATCAGGAGCCTGA
- a CDS encoding cation transporter — MRIPMNTTRTLVQEEESAIHAAEKEREHAIFFNLLVAIAPAIPKLAAAVLSGSVTLYASAMKTVNEAIGVLVAWLIARKIARGDHGVYDYGMGKYENIARIITGSVMLISFVILIIVATYKILFPTPLGNGGVQVGMVIVIIMIAVDSYIAVRNYRIAMREPSPLMDSQWRLFRLKAIANLVVFVTLVLATLCAAFPWAVYIDPVASFAVMGILLYSGLRMIVSSLPDLLDETLEEELQLVVVKELADHFHHYEQLHGVRSRRSGGSIYVDIFLEFSGDLQMCEVQDTIDRMKISLESKIPKSSVNIITSSGRCSRGRS, encoded by the coding sequence ATGAGAATCCCTATGAACACGACCCGGACGCTGGTGCAGGAGGAGGAAAGTGCGATCCATGCCGCAGAAAAGGAACGGGAACATGCCATATTCTTCAACCTTCTCGTAGCGATTGCTCCTGCCATACCCAAGCTTGCCGCAGCGGTTCTCTCGGGGTCAGTTACTCTTTACGCATCAGCGATGAAGACCGTCAACGAGGCCATTGGCGTCCTGGTTGCATGGCTGATCGCACGCAAGATTGCCCGGGGCGATCACGGGGTCTATGATTACGGGATGGGAAAATACGAAAATATTGCCCGTATCATCACCGGCAGCGTGATGCTCATCTCATTTGTCATTCTTATCATTGTCGCCACTTACAAGATCCTTTTCCCGACACCTCTCGGCAACGGGGGTGTCCAGGTCGGGATGGTCATCGTCATCATCATGATTGCCGTTGATAGTTATATCGCGGTCCGTAATTACCGGATTGCAATGCGGGAACCCTCGCCCCTCATGGATTCCCAGTGGCGCCTCTTCCGGTTGAAAGCCATTGCAAATCTCGTGGTCTTTGTGACCCTGGTCCTTGCGACCCTTTGCGCAGCGTTCCCGTGGGCAGTGTATATCGATCCGGTTGCCTCGTTTGCAGTCATGGGCATCCTTCTCTATTCCGGGCTCCGTATGATTGTATCATCCCTCCCGGATCTTCTTGACGAGACGCTGGAAGAAGAACTCCAGCTCGTAGTGGTAAAAGAACTGGCAGATCATTTTCACCATTACGAGCAGCTCCACGGTGTCAGGTCGCGGCGGAGCGGGGGAAGCATCTATGTCGATATCTTCTTAGAGTTCAGCGGAGACCTTCAGATGTGCGAGGTACAGGATACGATCGACCGGATGAAGATATCGCTAGAATCCAAAATCCCCAAAAGTTCGGTCAATATCATCACTTCGAGCGGCAGGTGCAGCCGTGGCAGGTCCTGA
- a CDS encoding carboxylesterase family protein gives MQTGKILSFVLVGCLVLMGFAVLAGCTQQVPDAGVVKTDAGSVSGMQQGGLRVFHGIPFAAPPTGNLRWRPTEPVKPWDGVKETKMYSPACPQPFAADPGLNMSEDCLYLNVWTPAQGADEKLPVMVFLYGGAFGKIAGSMPLYNGTALAEKGVVVVTPNYRVGALGFLAHPQLDTESPYNVSGNYGLLDQIAAMQWVQRNIGQFGGDPSRVTIFGQSAGGESILIHMVSPQSTGLYQQAIVESGTFWTNGAEIDSLNSKADAEQLGETYAQSLGYSGPDAIAQMRKLSSSEIANATPWPASPFQMVNSRHFEPTIDGWLIPDSPDKLFSLHRENPVPLIIGNNADDGTTLAADANMTVPAYRTYIQNRFGQDAPAVLAKYPANSTAEVQIQLEQIMTDYDFTDAVKFVAGSNAELNPDTYRYQYSYVLPGQPYGAFHGSETMLLFKVPIPENPTNDVVGDNLIDLWTRFAKTGDPNGGMNVTWPRYTKESGQYLDIGAVPVVKSG, from the coding sequence ATGCAAACGGGTAAAATTTTAAGTTTTGTTCTGGTTGGTTGTCTGGTCCTGATGGGTTTTGCCGTTCTCGCGGGATGTACCCAGCAGGTGCCGGACGCCGGTGTGGTAAAGACTGACGCCGGCTCGGTTTCAGGAATGCAGCAGGGAGGACTCCGGGTTTTCCACGGCATCCCGTTCGCAGCTCCCCCGACCGGTAACCTGCGCTGGAGACCGACCGAGCCGGTCAAACCCTGGGACGGCGTGAAGGAAACGAAGATGTATTCACCGGCCTGTCCCCAGCCGTTCGCTGCAGATCCCGGCCTGAATATGAGCGAGGACTGCCTGTACCTCAATGTCTGGACCCCGGCACAGGGTGCCGATGAGAAGCTGCCGGTCATGGTCTTTTTGTATGGCGGGGCATTCGGCAAGATTGCCGGCTCCATGCCGCTGTATAACGGGACTGCCCTTGCAGAGAAAGGGGTTGTAGTCGTTACACCCAATTACCGGGTTGGTGCTCTCGGCTTCCTCGCCCATCCCCAGCTCGATACGGAGTCCCCGTATAATGTCTCGGGCAATTACGGGCTCCTTGACCAGATCGCCGCCATGCAGTGGGTCCAGCGGAACATCGGGCAGTTCGGCGGCGACCCGTCCCGGGTGACCATCTTCGGGCAGTCAGCAGGCGGGGAGAGTATTCTCATCCACATGGTCAGCCCGCAGAGCACGGGGCTGTACCAGCAGGCAATTGTCGAGAGCGGCACGTTCTGGACGAACGGGGCGGAAATTGATTCTCTTAATTCAAAAGCCGATGCCGAGCAGCTCGGGGAGACATATGCACAAAGTCTCGGGTACTCCGGCCCGGATGCGATTGCACAGATGAGAAAACTGAGTTCTTCGGAAATTGCCAATGCAACGCCCTGGCCGGCCTCACCGTTCCAGATGGTGAACTCCCGGCATTTCGAGCCAACGATTGACGGCTGGCTCATCCCCGATTCCCCGGACAAACTGTTTAGTCTCCACCGTGAGAACCCGGTTCCCCTGATTATCGGGAACAACGCCGATGACGGGACCACCCTTGCCGCAGATGCAAACATGACCGTTCCGGCATACCGGACGTACATCCAGAACCGGTTTGGGCAGGATGCACCTGCGGTTCTCGCAAAATATCCTGCCAATTCAACCGCAGAGGTCCAGATCCAGCTTGAGCAGATCATGACCGACTATGACTTTACCGATGCGGTGAAGTTTGTAGCGGGTTCAAATGCAGAACTGAATCCGGACACCTACCGGTACCAGTACTCCTATGTCCTGCCCGGGCAACCCTATGGAGCATTCCACGGCAGCGAGACCATGCTGTTATTCAAAGTCCCGATACCAGAGAATCCGACGAATGACGTGGTTGGTGACAACCTGATCGATCTCTGGACCCGGTTTGCCAAGACCGGGGATCCAAACGGAGGTATGAATGTTACGTGGCCACGATATACTAAGGAGAGTGGCCAGTATCTTGATATCGGGGCAGTCCCGGTCGTGAAGAGCGGATAA
- a CDS encoding alpha/beta hydrolase, translated as MPGEPYDTLFTADFPGWVRAEVAQQDKLVAEKQIATTAKGPVEYARIGEGPVVLAIHGGPGGYDQSILLFEWLARAGFTLLAPSRPGYLGTPLSSGKSPAEQADLYAALLDTLGIDKVALVFGSAGGASGYEFAIRYPGRVTALVAADAVVTQYLMPADAGPIAQALFLSGPGEKLISYFTKHFPKQTLQEFLQQESLLRPEQIATQVEAALKDPGQVRLLLRFSRSMSEYPLRKAGVDNDLEGLARISDLPVDKITCPALIIHGTHDSDVLFYHGVYAWENIPNAEKMWIREGSHLCAWISPQSSEIQERIIAFLTSHK; from the coding sequence ATGCCTGGAGAACCCTATGATACCCTGTTTACCGCCGATTTCCCCGGCTGGGTCCGTGCCGAGGTTGCGCAGCAGGATAAACTTGTTGCAGAAAAACAGATTGCCACAACGGCAAAAGGACCGGTGGAATATGCACGAATCGGGGAAGGCCCGGTTGTGCTGGCTATCCACGGGGGACCGGGAGGATATGACCAGAGCATCCTGTTATTCGAATGGCTGGCCCGCGCCGGCTTCACGCTTCTCGCACCGAGCCGGCCGGGATATCTCGGTACTCCCCTTTCGAGCGGGAAGTCGCCTGCCGAGCAGGCGGACCTGTATGCAGCGCTCCTGGACACGCTCGGGATCGACAAAGTTGCGCTGGTCTTCGGTTCTGCCGGTGGTGCCTCCGGTTATGAATTTGCCATCCGGTATCCCGGACGGGTCACCGCACTTGTCGCTGCTGATGCCGTTGTCACCCAATACCTCATGCCCGCCGATGCCGGTCCCATCGCCCAGGCGCTTTTTTTGAGCGGCCCCGGTGAGAAACTCATCAGCTACTTTACAAAACATTTCCCCAAACAGACCCTGCAGGAGTTTCTCCAGCAGGAGTCCCTGCTCCGGCCTGAACAGATCGCCACGCAGGTCGAGGCGGCATTAAAGGATCCCGGGCAGGTACGCCTGCTCCTGCGGTTTTCCCGTTCAATGTCGGAGTACCCCTTAAGAAAGGCCGGTGTTGACAATGATCTGGAAGGCCTTGCGCGGATTTCCGATCTCCCGGTCGATAAGATCACGTGCCCGGCACTCATCATCCACGGGACCCATGACAGCGATGTTCTCTTCTATCATGGTGTCTATGCATGGGAAAATATCCCCAATGCCGAGAAGATGTGGATTCGGGAAGGTTCCCACTTATGCGCCTGGATCTCCCCGCAGTCCTCTGAGATCCAGGAACGGATCATCGCGTTCCTTACCTCACACAAGTGA